In Mycobacterium branderi, the DNA window GTTTGCTGAGCGTCAGAACGCGAACCGCCGCAACAGCGAGTACGTGACCGCTCCGGCGGCCAGCGCGCTGACGCCCACCGCCGCCGTCGTCGCGACCGCCGCTCCAGACGGCGCCGGGATGCGGTCGCGCAGCGACACCGGCCGGGAGAAGCTGAGCACCGGCCAGCCGCGGGCGATCGCCTCCTTGCGCAGGGCGCGGTCCGGGTTCACTACGCTCGGGTGCCCGACGGCCTCGAGCATCGGCAGGTCGGTGATCGAGTCGGAGTAGGCGTAGCAGTGCTCGAGCGCATAGCCCTCGCGGGCGGCCAGCTCACGAATGGCCTGTACCTTGCCTTCGCCGTAGCAGTAGAACGCGATCTCGCCGGTGTAGCGGCCATCCTCGACGACCATGCGTGTCGCCATCGCATGGGTCGCCCCGAGCGCGCGGGCGATGGGCGCCACCAGCTCCTCACCGGAGGCCGACACCACCACCACGTCGCGGCCGCACAACTTGTGGCCGGCGATCAGGTCGGCGGCCTCGGCGAACACCAGCGGGGTGACGATGTCGTGCAGGGTCTCGTTGACGATCGAGCGGACTTGCTCCACGTCCCAGCCGGTGCACATGTTGGTCAGGTGGATGCGCATCCGGTCCATCTGATCGTGGTCGGCACCCGACAGTAGATAGAGGAATTGGGCGTAGCTGGATTTGAGCACCGCGCGCCGGTTGATCAGTCCCTGGTTGAAAAACGGTTTGCTGAAAGCCAGCGTGCTGGACTTGGCGATGATGGTCTTGTCGAGGTCGAAGAAAGCGGCGGTGCGGGCGTGGGGACCGGTGGCGTCGGGTGCTTGC includes these proteins:
- a CDS encoding HAD-IB family hydrolase; the protein is MTASDSAADQQTSPQAPDATGPHARTAAFFDLDKTIIAKSSTLAFSKPFFNQGLINRRAVLKSSYAQFLYLLSGADHDQMDRMRIHLTNMCTGWDVEQVRSIVNETLHDIVTPLVFAEAADLIAGHKLCGRDVVVVSASGEELVAPIARALGATHAMATRMVVEDGRYTGEIAFYCYGEGKVQAIRELAAREGYALEHCYAYSDSITDLPMLEAVGHPSVVNPDRALRKEAIARGWPVLSFSRPVSLRDRIPAPSGAAVATTAAVGVSALAAGAVTYSLLRRFAF